One genomic window of Scatophagus argus isolate fScaArg1 chromosome 16, fScaArg1.pri, whole genome shotgun sequence includes the following:
- the trim35-12 gene encoding E3 ubiquitin-protein ligase TRIM35, translating into MCMFLGLWEEAGAPGENPRRHRENMQTPHRRAQTGIRSWNLLAMRLLCRLTQHSERSTFSSEKCTAAPQLQKETRQQEPAMALRPRASSQPGKLSFFQSPKVASALRPRAVSSRSGSMLEEELSCPVCSEIFKEPVVLKCSHSFCRACLQQFWNKKKARRECPVCRRKCSLTEPTVSLVLKNVADTFLREQERKTAGTGAGAGAGGAGDQAELLEEKCIAHEEVIKLFCLDDFEVLCCVCHTSKKHQGHRVCPLEEGAQDLKAEMKKELIPLKKNLRCLYEAKQECDDTTVHIKNQTQATEKQIKEEFEQLREFLQKEETVRLAALKLEDEEKKELMRKKSESITSAILTFSHAIIAIENEIASSDALFLMNYANTKKRAQISPKDPGKVSGALINVAKHVSSLKFHVWEKMVELVQYTPITLDPNTAYSWLSLSSDLTSVANSGSIQQLPDNPERFGHFVFVLGSEGFTSGRHAWEVEVGDKTDWMLGVVKESIDRKGRISGCPEGGFWMISHYEGEYSAMTRPSTPLRPEGELTRVRVQLDYDSGEVTFSNPVSMTPIYTFTDFFTEKMYPFFCPGANINGNNPNPLKICPAKVAVWNSATW; encoded by the exons atgtgcatgtttttaggattgtgggaggaagctggagcacctggagaaaacccacgcagacacagggagaacatgcaaactccacatagaagggcccagaccgggattcgaagctggaaccttcttgctatgag ATTACTCTGTAGACTCACACAGCATTCAGAGAGGAGCACCTTTTCTTCCGAAAAGTGTACTGCTGCACCACAGCTACAAAAGGAGACTCGTCAACAGGAACCTGCCATGGCTCTGCGCCCTCGTGCTTCCTCTCAGCCTGgaaaactttcctttttccaGAGTCCCAAGGTAGCTTCGGCCCTTCGACCACGGGCTGTTTCCTCGCGGTCAGGCTCCATGCTGGAAGAGGAGCTGTCTTGTCCAGTCTGCAGTGAAATCTTCAAGGAGCCCGTGGTGCTGAAGTGCAGCCACAGCTTCTGCCGGGCCTGTCTGCAGCAGTTCTGGAACAAGAAGAAGGCCAGACGGGAGTGTCCGGTCTGCAGGAGGAAGTGCTCCCTGACTGAGCCCACAGTCAGTCTGGTGCTGAAGAATGTAGCTGACACTTTCCTGAGGGAGCAGGAGCGCAAGACAGCTGGAACAGGGGCAGGGGCCGGGGCCGGCGGGGCAGGGGATCAAGCAGAATTGCTGGAGGAGAAGTGCATCGCGCACGAGGAAGTTATCAAGCTCTTCTGTCTGGATGACTTTGAagtcctctgctgtgtgtgtcacacctCCAAGAAGCACCAGGGACACAGAGTTTGCCCGTTGGAAGAGGGAGCTCAGGACCTGAAG gcagagatgaagaaagagctGATTCCTCTCAAGAAAAACCTGCGGTGCCTCTATGAAGCCAAGCAGGAGTGTGATGACACAACTGTGCACATCAAG AACCAGACTCAGGCCACAGAGAAGCAGATCAAAGAGGAGTTTGAGCAGCTGCGGGAGTTTCTGCAGAAGGAAGAGACGGTTCGACTGGCTGCCCTGAAGCTGGAGGACGAGGAGAAGAAAGAGCTGATGAGGAAGAAGTCAGAGAGCATCACCAGCGCTATCCTCACCTTCTCTCATGCTATCATTGCCATTGAGAATGAGATTGCTTCGAGTGATGCTCTCTTCCTTATG aattatgccaacacaaagaaaag AGCACAGATCTCACCAAAGGATCCAGGAAAAGTTTCAGGTGCTCTCATAAATGTGGCCAAGCATGTCAGTTCCCTCAAGTTCCATGTGTGGGAGAAGATGGTGGAGCTGGTTCAGTACA caccCATCACCCTGGACCCCAACACTGCCTATTCCTGGTTGTCCCTCTCCTCAGACCTGACCAGTGTAGCCAACAGTGGATCAATCCAGCAGCTCCCAGACAATCCTGAACGTTTTGGCCATTTTGTGTTCGTGCTGGGCTCAGAGGGCTTCACTTCGGGCCGTCACGCATGGGAAGTAGAAGTGGGCGACAAGACAGACTGGATGCTCGGGGTGGTCAAGGAGTCCATCGACAGAAAAGGCCGCATCTCAGGCTGTCCCGAGGGTGGCTTTTGGATGATCTCACACTATGAGGGAGAGTACTCCGCCATGACGAGGCCCAGCACACCGCTGCGGCCAGAAGGAGAGCTGACCCGAGTCAGGGTTCAGCTGGACTACGACTCCGGAGAGGTGACCTTCTCCAACCCTGTCAGCATGACGCCCATCTATACCTTCACTGACTTCTTCACTGAGAAGATGTACCCGTTCTTCTGCCCTGGAGCCAACATCAATGGCAATAACCCCAACCCACTTAAGATCTGCCCAGCCAAGGTGGCAGTGTGGAACAGTGCAACATGGTGA
- the gipc1 gene encoding PDZ domain-containing protein GIPC1 — translation MPLGLGRRKKASPLVENEEAEPIRAGLNVAGMDGLDGGVVGLGEGAASEGLPPPPSSMRPRLIFHTQLAHGSPTGRIEGFSNVRELYAKIGEAFGIPASEVMFCTLNTHKVDMDKLLGGQIGLEDFIFAHIKGQKKEIEVYKGEDALGLTITDNGAGYAFIKRIREGSVIHQIQVINVGDMIESINGHRLIGCRHYEVAKMLKELPKGKEFTIKLVEPLKAFDMISQRSGGSRSASGVQLGTGRGTLRLRSKGPATVEELPSAFEEKAIEKVDDLLESYMGIRDSELAATMVELGKDKKNPDEFAEALDETLGDFAFPDEFVFDVWGAIGDAKVGRV, via the exons ATGCCTCTGGGCTTGGGAAGAAGGAAGAAGGCGTCCCCGTTAGTTGAGAACGAGGAAGCGGAGCCTATCCGCGCAGGTCTCAATGTGGCAGGTATGGACGGCCTAGATGGAGGTGTTGTCGGGCTGGGAGAAGGTGCCGCCTCTGAAGGTCTGCCTCCTCCACCCAGCAGCATGAGGCCTCGCCTCATCTTCCACACTCAGCTCGCCCATGGCAGCCCCACAGGTCGCATCGAGGGCTTCAGTAACGTGCGGGAGCTCTATGCTAAGATTGGTGAGGCCTTTGGGATACCTGCGTCTGAG GTTATGTTCTGCACTCTGAACACTCACAAGGTGGACATGGATAAACTACTGGGAGGTCAGATTGGGCTGGAGGACTTTATTTTTGCCCACataaaaggacagaaaaaggaaattgaGGTCTACAAAGGAGAGGATGCACTAGGGTTGACGATCACTGATAATGGAGCTGGCTATGCTTTCATCAAG AGAATCCGCGAGGGGAGCGTCATCCACCAGATCCAGGTCATCAACGTGGGCGACATGATCGAATCGATCAACGGCCACCGCCTGATTGGTTGTCGACACTATGAGGTGGCCAAgatgctgaaggagctgcccaaAGGGAAGGAGTTCACCATCAAGCTGGTGGAGCCTCTCAAAGCCTTTG ACATGATCAGTCAGCGGTCTGGAGGGTCCAGGTCAGCATCGGGGGTTCAGCTGGGGACTGGCAGAGGAACCCTGCGGCTGCGCTCTAAAGGTCCTGCTACTGTGGAGGAACTG CCCTCTGCATTTGAGGAGAAGGCCATTGAGAAGGTGGATGACCTGCTTGAGAGCTACATGGGAATCAGAGACAGCGAGCTGG CGGCCACCATGGTGGAGCTGGGAAAGGACAAAAAGAACCCTGATGAGTTTGCAGAGGCTCTAGACGAAACCCTGGGAGACTTTGCCTTCCCGGATGAATTTGTTTTCGACGTCTGGGGTGCCATTGGCGATGCCAAGGTCGGCCGGGTGTAA
- the LOC124072906 gene encoding C-factor-like, translated as MAALPVNVLITGANRGLGLEMVRQIVEAYKPVKRLFACCRDPDGPRAEALQTLAKKHPKIISIICLDAADPCSIKQCSQQVGSQVGTEGLNLLINNAGILSKSILKEVTPEDMHNSFNTNVMGPMNMIKEFLPQLLAAAKASKIPGMSNRKAAVINISSVLGSMQSVEQSYPFFPAIAYRISKAGLNMMTVCAAEELKKEEILFSVLHPGWVRTDMGGEEGEIDVTESVQGMLRVITSLTVKQNGAFLDYKGDTIAW; from the exons ATGGCAGCTCTACCAGTCAACGTGCTTATCACAGGAGCCAACAGAGGCTTGGGCCTGGAGATGGTTAGGCAAATCGTGGAGGCCTACAAGCCTGTGAAAAGGCTGTTTGCCTGCTGCAGAGACCCAGATGGACCCAGGGCTGAG GCCTTGCAAACACTTGCAAAGAAACATCCTAAGATCATCTCCATCATCTGTCTGG atgCCGCTGACCCTTGTAGCATAAAACAGTGCAGCCAGCAGGTGGGCTCTCAGGTGGGGACGGAGGGGCTAAACCTGCTGATTAACAACGCAGGGATCCTGTCCAAAAGCATCCTAAAGGAAGTCACTCCTGAGGACATGCATAATAGTTTCAACACCAATGTCATGGGTCCTATGAACATGATTAAA GAGTTCCTGCCTCAACTTCTTGCAGCAGCGAAGGCCAGTAAGATTCCAGGGATGTCAAACCGGAAAGCAGCTGTTATAAACATCTCTTCAGTTCTGGGTTCAATGCAGTCTGTCGAACAGTCATATCCTTTTTTCCCAGCCATCGCTTACCGCATCAGCAAG GCAGGTCTGAACATGATGACAGTCTGTGCTGcagaagagctgaagaaagagGAGATCCTGTTTTCTGTGCTGCACCCTGGCTGGGTGCGCACTGACATGGGTGGAGAGGAG GGGGAGATTGATGTCACAGAGAGTGTGCAGGGGATGCTTCGTGTGATTACTTCCCTGACCGTGAAGCAAAATGGAGCCTTCCTGGATTATAAAGGCGATACCATTGCCTGGTAA